The sequence ACGCGCCCTTGATCGAGGCGGTCGTTAACGACTTCAATCAGCGCTATGGATTGAACCTCAGCGATCGCCACATTCTGATTACGCCCGGTTCCCAGGCACTGTATTTCTACATTGCCAACGCGTTCGGCGGGCAAGCATCCGACGGCAGTCTGCGGAAAATCGTATTGCCGCTCAGTCCGGAATACACGGGCTACAGCGGCGTGACGCTGTTCGAGGACGCTCTAGTGGCCTATCAACCGGCGCTCGATTGCGACGATCGCGCCCATCGTTTCAAGTACCGGCCTGACTTCGACTGCTTGCAGATCGACGAACATGCGGGCTGCGTGTTGCTGTCGCGACCTTGCAATCCAACGGGCAATATCCTAACCGACGCAGAAGTACGTCAAATTGCCGACCTGGCTGCCGCTCGCCATATTCCCGTGGCAATCGACTCTGCCTACGCACCGCCCTATCCCGCACTCAATTTCGCTCCGCTGACGCCACAGTTCGGCAGCAACATCCTGCACTGTCTCAGCCTTTCCAAGGCCGGCTTGCCCGGCGAGCGCATCGGCATCGGCATCGGCGACCCGCAACTGATTGCCGTACTCGAAGCGTTCCAAACCAACCTCTGCATCCACTCGGCCCGCTACGGCCAGGCAATCGCCGCGCGCGCGATCGAGTCGGGTCGCCTGCACGAGATCGCCACCGAAATTATCCGCCCGCATTACCGCCAGAAGTTTGCGGTGCTGGAAGCCACGCTCGATGAAGAGATGCCGAGCGACCTGCCTTGGTATCTGCACCGTGCGGAGGGCGGCATTTTTGCTTGGCTGTGGTTCCGCGATTTGCCCATCACCGACTGGGACCTCTACCAACAGCTGAAAGCCGAGGAGGTTATTGCCGTGCCGGGCAGCCCGTTCTTCCCTGGCTTGCGCGCGCCGTGGGCTCACGCCCAGCAGTGCTTGCGCTTCAGCCTCACTGCTACCCCTGAGGCGATTGCGGAGGGGATGCGCCGCCTCGCGCGGGTGGTGGAGCGCGTTTATCGCCCGGCAATCGCCTCGGTTTAGTGCTATGCAAATGAATGCCATGCAATCTGGCGAGACGGGCAACAATCGAACGACGGCCGTACCGCAGGAATGGCTGGAAGTCGGCAAAATCGTTGGCGTGCGGGGTTTGCGCGGAGAAGTACGCGTGTTACCGAGCACGGATTTTCCCGAGCGCTTTGAAGTGCCGGGTCCGCGTTGGCTGCAAACGGAACGCTCGTCCGCACCGCACTCGTTCGAGCTGGAACGCGGGCAGCTATTGCCGGGTAAAAACATCTATATCGTAAAGTTTGCCGGTGTCGACGATCGCGAGGGCGCCGAGGCGCTGCGCGGGGCGCGGGTGCTAGTCCCCGCCAGCGACCGCCCGGAACTGGCAGCAGACGAATATCATGTTGCCGATTTAATCGGGCTCGACGTCGTGTTGCAGGCTACGGGCGAATCGATCGGGGTTGTGGTCGATCTGTACGAAGCCGGCAACGACTTGCTCGAGATCGAGTTGCGTGCCCCATCGGACTCAAGCGATACCGCAGCGAAGCGATCGCCGCCGACCGTCCTCGTTCCCTTCGTGAAGGCGATCGTCCCTGTCGTCGATATCGCGGCCGGCCGGCTGGAACTCGATCCGCCAACCGGGTTGTTGGCGATCGACCGTCGCTGAGTCGCGATCGCCGCTCCAACCATGGCGTCAATTTTTTGCTGGTCCGCTGCAGTAGACGGTTGAGAAAGCTGCCGACCAATAGAACCGCTCGGGCCGTGGCTGGTGTGGGATCGAGGTGTCAAGGCCGGGGAATTCCATGACCGACGAGACCGACCAGAGCGAAGCAAGACAATCGCGCGCATTCTCGATCGCGGTTTTAGCCGATCGACCGCATCTGATCGACGGGTTGAACGTTTGGTTGGAACTCGGACTTGTCGAAGACGAGGAAGTCCGCCGAATTTGTGCCGAACACTTAAGCTGTCCGGTACCTGCTCCCGCCGCGATCGCAACCACCAGACAACAGCCCCATCGCAGAGAACCCGCAGTTTTAGATAGCACGCACCCTCCACAGCTAGCTGATTCAGCAAATGTAAGGGGATCCGAGGTCCAAGCTACCCAATCGCCATCTTGGTGGGTGCAGGTATGGCAGCCATTCAAGCAGGAAATCAGCCTGCGCTGGTTGCAGTTTTTGGGCGTTTTTTTGATAGTCGTGTCCTCTGGCGTACTCGCAGCATCTCTGTGGGAAGGGTTCTCGGTAGTCCTGCGGGAAGGGCACCTGGCAGTCGGGCAATACGGCATTTTATTGCTCTACACGCTGGGGTTCGGCAGAATCGGCGCGTGGGGTCTGCAGCAAGGCAATTTGACGCTGACCGGGCAAACGCTACAAACCGTTGCGCTGCTCTTGGTACCGGTTAATTTTTGGGCGCAGGATACCTTCGGACTGTGGCGCTATCCGTTCGGCTGGGTGACGATCGCGATCGCCAGTGCTATTTTGATGCGGGCGACACTGCAGCAGTTGCGCCCGAGGTTGCCCGTAGGAGCGGTTGCGGCATTCTTAGCTGCCAGCGCGTTGCACTGGGGTTGGCAGGTGCCGTTTGTGCCTTTAGGTGCAGTTAGTGCGGGCGCGATCGCTGCCGGTGCTTGGTTATGGCAGCAGCAGCGGCAGGGTGCAGCGTACATCATCTACGCGGCAGCAGTCTTGCTAGTCCGAGCGCGGTTTGTCGAGAGCCTGCCGCCGCAGGATCTCGGACTGAGCGTAGGGTTGTTGGGCTGGGCGATCGCGCAGCTTGGGTTGCCGGTTTTAACTGCACCGTTCGAAACACTGAAGTCGGATGCGACAGAGGAAGCGATCGCTTCACCCGACTCGACCGAGCTAGATCCACCATCGGATAAAGCCGGTGAGGCAATATCACCGCTCGCCAAGACGGAGGCGGGATCGGAGGACTCAGTCGCACCGCCCGCACCGCCCACCCTGGAACCACAATCGGAACCGACGGATGACGCGATTGTGCCTTCCGACTCGAACGGACCGGCTCAGCCAGCTCGCGAGCCGGACATTCCGCCGCTTGCAGGGGTTTGGACCCTTTTGGGGTGGGGCGTGCTGGTGGTGGGCTGGTTGCTGGGGATAGAGACAGATTATCCGTGGCAGGCAACGGCGGTCAGCGGGTTGGGGATCGTGCTCTGCGCGCAGCGGTTACAACGATACTGGCGTTACGGAGATTTAATCCTGGCGTTCGCAATCGGGCTGCAGGCACAGTTTCTACTATTGGGCTTGTTGCCGGATGCTACCTGGCAGGCGATGGTAGCAACCCTAGCGCGTTGGCTCGACACGGAAGCCACGCTGTTAGCGATCGCCCCGGTGGTCTTGTTTCCCTACGCGCTGGTCTGTCTGGGCGTCGCGCGCTGGCTGAATCGGCACGGGTCGCGCTCCGAGGTGCGATCGGTTGCGTCCTTCGGCAAATGGTTGACCTTTACCTACGCGCTGCTGCTGGGGATATGGAGCTGTGCAAGCGAGGGAACCGCAGCGGTAGTGCTGTCACTCTTGGCAGTGACGGTGGGAGCGATCGCCCGCGTGCGTCCGCGTGTGGGCTACATCTACGCCGTGCAAGTCTTCGGCATCGCGGCTGCCTGTGCTTGGGGTCTTTGGACGTTACCCACGTTGCAGCCGACGGGCTGGGCGATCGCGTTCCTGGGTTTGATGGCAGTCGAATGGACGGCAAGCGTGCGACTGGCGGACGGAACGACGGTGCCACAGCAGATTTGGTCGCGGTGCTGCTGGCAGGCGGGTCTGCTGTTGGCGGGATTTAGTTTCCTACTGCTAGCGGGTGAATCTCAGCACGAGTTGAATTTAGTGTGGGAAATAGTGCCGATTGGGCTAGCGGTCGTTGCCGCGCGCAGCCAAACCTATCGCGATCGCGCCGTACAACTAGGAGCGGTCGCGGCAGGATTCGCATCCATT comes from Rubidibacter lacunae KORDI 51-2 and encodes:
- a CDS encoding valine--pyruvate transaminase, whose amino-acid sequence is MNAPSLSRIGREMSQLSGVRAIMKDIIETLRAGAGQNFIDLSAGNPTLLPAVEQLWRDCTHELLDRSEYGAVVSRYGSSQGYAPLIEAVVNDFNQRYGLNLSDRHILITPGSQALYFYIANAFGGQASDGSLRKIVLPLSPEYTGYSGVTLFEDALVAYQPALDCDDRAHRFKYRPDFDCLQIDEHAGCVLLSRPCNPTGNILTDAEVRQIADLAAARHIPVAIDSAYAPPYPALNFAPLTPQFGSNILHCLSLSKAGLPGERIGIGIGDPQLIAVLEAFQTNLCIHSARYGQAIAARAIESGRLHEIATEIIRPHYRQKFAVLEATLDEEMPSDLPWYLHRAEGGIFAWLWFRDLPITDWDLYQQLKAEEVIAVPGSPFFPGLRAPWAHAQQCLRFSLTATPEAIAEGMRRLARVVERVYRPAIASV
- the rimM gene encoding ribosome maturation factor RimM (Essential for efficient processing of 16S rRNA); protein product: MQSGETGNNRTTAVPQEWLEVGKIVGVRGLRGEVRVLPSTDFPERFEVPGPRWLQTERSSAPHSFELERGQLLPGKNIYIVKFAGVDDREGAEALRGARVLVPASDRPELAADEYHVADLIGLDVVLQATGESIGVVVDLYEAGNDLLEIELRAPSDSSDTAAKRSPPTVLVPFVKAIVPVVDIAAGRLELDPPTGLLAIDRR